The Triticum aestivum cultivar Chinese Spring chromosome 7B, IWGSC CS RefSeq v2.1, whole genome shotgun sequence genome window below encodes:
- the LOC123159913 gene encoding zinc finger protein HD1 isoform X2, which yields MNCVSNGTVYEEAVGREGSWARLCDGCCAVPSVVYCRADSAYLCASCDAQIHAANRVASRHERVLLSEAYKHAPVVLECHADAAALCAAYEAQVHYTNLLAAMHQRVPVVSHPAAAIPGASLFAEAAATPPVLGRKEEDASWLLLSKDSDNHNHSGNNSSSSSTSRYFGEVDQYFDLVGYNSYYDSRMSNQEQYVMQEQQHLQQMQKEYAEQQMQKEYVEKEGSECIVPSQSAIVSRPHQSGYAPLVGAEQAASVTAGISFSMEAGIVPDNTVQSSILRPAGAIGLFSSPSLQTPLHLSSKEREARVLRYKEKKKSRKFEKTTRYATRKAYAEARPRIKGRFAKRSDAEMEVDQTFSTAALSDSSYSTVHWF from the exons ATGAATTGTGTTTCCAACGGCACCGTTTATGAGGAGGCGGTTGGACGAGAAGGGAGCTGGGCCAGGCTGTGCGACGGATGTTGCGCGGTGCCAAGCGTGGTGTACTGCCGCGCCGACTCCGCGTACCTCTGCGCATCTTGTGATGCGCAGATCCACGCCGCAAACCGTGTGGCTTCACGCCATGAGCGTGTGCTTCTCTCCGAGGCGTACAAGCATGCACCAGTGGTGCTGGAATGTCATGCAGATGCTGCAGCGTTGTGCGCCGCCTATGAAGCACAGGTACACTACACAAACCTGCTTGCCGCGATGCACCAGCGCGTGCCCGTGGTATCACACCCGGCTGCAGCCATTCCAGGTGCTTCTTTATTTGCTGAGGCAGCAGCCACCCCTCCTGTCCTTGGCCGCAAGGAAGAGGATGCCTCTTGGCTGCTGCTCAGCAAAGATTCTGATAACCATAATCACAGTGgtaacaacagcagcagcagcagcactagCAGATACTTTGGTGAAGTGGATCAGTACTTTGACCTTGTCGGGTACAATTCTTACTACGATAGCCGCATGAGCAACCAAGAGCAGTATGTGATGCAAGAACAACAACATCTGCAGCAGATGCAAAAGGAGTACGCGGAGCAGCAGATGCAAAAGGAGTACGTGGAGAAGGAAGGGAGCGAGTGCATAGTACCTTCACAGTCTGCAATTGTGAGTAGGCCACATCAGAGTGGTTATGCACCACTTGTAGGGGCAGAGCAGGCTGCCTCCGTGACTGCTGGG ATATCTTTCTCCATGGAAGCGGGTATAGTACCGGACAATACGGTCCAGTCCAGCATCCTGAGACCTGCTGGAGCGATCGGTCTCTTCTCAAGTCCTTCACTTCAGACGCCACTGCACCTCAGCTCCAAGGAGAGAGAGGCCAGGGTCCTCAGgtacaaggagaagaagaagagcagaAAGTTTGAGAAGACCACACGTTATGCAACAAGGAAGGCGTATGCCGAAGCACGGCCAAGGATCAAGGGCCGCTTCGCCAAACGATCAGATGCGGAAATGGAAGTGGACCAGACGTTCTCAACTGCAGCCCTATCTGACAGTAGCTACAGTACTGTCCATTGGTTCTGA
- the LOC123159913 gene encoding zinc finger protein HD1 isoform X1 — MNCVSNGTVYEEAVGREGSWARLCDGCCAVPSVVYCRADSAYLCASCDAQIHAANRVASRHERVLLSEAYKHAPVVLECHADAAALCAAYEAQVHYTNLLAAMHQRVPVVSHPAAAIPGASLFAEAAATPPVLGRKEEDASWLLLSKDSDNHNHSGNNSSSSSTSRYFGEVDQYFDLVGYNSYYDSRMSNQEQYVMQEQQHLQQMQKEYAEQQMQKEYVEKEGSECIVPSQSAIVSRPHQSGYAPLVGAEQAASVTAGVSAYTDSVNNSISFSMEAGIVPDNTVQSSILRPAGAIGLFSSPSLQTPLHLSSKEREARVLRYKEKKKSRKFEKTTRYATRKAYAEARPRIKGRFAKRSDAEMEVDQTFSTAALSDSSYSTVHWF, encoded by the exons ATGAATTGTGTTTCCAACGGCACCGTTTATGAGGAGGCGGTTGGACGAGAAGGGAGCTGGGCCAGGCTGTGCGACGGATGTTGCGCGGTGCCAAGCGTGGTGTACTGCCGCGCCGACTCCGCGTACCTCTGCGCATCTTGTGATGCGCAGATCCACGCCGCAAACCGTGTGGCTTCACGCCATGAGCGTGTGCTTCTCTCCGAGGCGTACAAGCATGCACCAGTGGTGCTGGAATGTCATGCAGATGCTGCAGCGTTGTGCGCCGCCTATGAAGCACAGGTACACTACACAAACCTGCTTGCCGCGATGCACCAGCGCGTGCCCGTGGTATCACACCCGGCTGCAGCCATTCCAGGTGCTTCTTTATTTGCTGAGGCAGCAGCCACCCCTCCTGTCCTTGGCCGCAAGGAAGAGGATGCCTCTTGGCTGCTGCTCAGCAAAGATTCTGATAACCATAATCACAGTGgtaacaacagcagcagcagcagcactagCAGATACTTTGGTGAAGTGGATCAGTACTTTGACCTTGTCGGGTACAATTCTTACTACGATAGCCGCATGAGCAACCAAGAGCAGTATGTGATGCAAGAACAACAACATCTGCAGCAGATGCAAAAGGAGTACGCGGAGCAGCAGATGCAAAAGGAGTACGTGGAGAAGGAAGGGAGCGAGTGCATAGTACCTTCACAGTCTGCAATTGTGAGTAGGCCACATCAGAGTGGTTATGCACCACTTGTAGGGGCAGAGCAGGCTGCCTCCGTGACTGCTGGGGTTAGTGCTTACACAGATTCCGTCAACAACAGC ATATCTTTCTCCATGGAAGCGGGTATAGTACCGGACAATACGGTCCAGTCCAGCATCCTGAGACCTGCTGGAGCGATCGGTCTCTTCTCAAGTCCTTCACTTCAGACGCCACTGCACCTCAGCTCCAAGGAGAGAGAGGCCAGGGTCCTCAGgtacaaggagaagaagaagagcagaAAGTTTGAGAAGACCACACGTTATGCAACAAGGAAGGCGTATGCCGAAGCACGGCCAAGGATCAAGGGCCGCTTCGCCAAACGATCAGATGCGGAAATGGAAGTGGACCAGACGTTCTCAACTGCAGCCCTATCTGACAGTAGCTACAGTACTGTCCATTGGTTCTGA